In Panicum virgatum strain AP13 chromosome 4N, P.virgatum_v5, whole genome shotgun sequence, a single window of DNA contains:
- the LOC120669237 gene encoding uncharacterized protein LOC120669237: MKEASCDNKKMEAYCNTVRRLEDKFDGLELNHIACMYNEEADELAKIASGRTTVPLNVFTRDLTKPSVDFKNPAEAIGAAPEPSGAATAEPSAEDPSAEESEAMDTEAETSSADEAEAMEIDEAPPPRDWHAQSLDWMIRGVLPSDRAQAQHFTRRAKSFILIDDELYKCSPSGVLQCCIPIPEGKELIRDIHAGVCGHHAVPRTLVGNAFWQGFYWPTAVADATDVVRTYEGYQFYAWKTHLSAHALQTIPNTWSFAVWGLDLVGPLQKAPGGFTHLLVAIN, encoded by the coding sequence ATGAAGGAAGCCAGCTGCGACAACaaaaagatggaggcatactgcaacacagtgcgccgccttgAAGATAAGTTCGACGGGCTCGAGCTCAACCATATCGCGTGCATGTACAATGAGGAAGCGGATGAACTGgccaagatcgcgtcagggcggaccaccgttCCCCTGAACGTCTTCACCCGCGACCTCACCAAGCCATCCGTTGACTTCAAGAATCCAGCAGAAGCCATCGGAGCAGCAcccgaaccctcgggggctgcGACCGCCGAGCCCTCAGCCGAAGACCCCTCGGCAGAGGAGTCCGAGGCCATGGACACGGAAGCCGAGACCTCCTCGGCAGATGAggctgaagcaatggagatTGACGAGGCCCCACCTCCACGTGACTGGCATGCCCAGTCCCTCGACTGGATGATCCGAGGGGTCttaccctcggaccgcgctcaggcgcagCACTTCACCAgacgggccaagtccttcatcctGATCGACGATGAACTATACAAGTGCAGTCCCTCGGGTGTTCTGCAATGTTGCATACCCATTCCAGAGGGCAAGGAGCTAATCCGGGACATCCACGCCGGAGTTTGCGGTCACCACGCGGTGCCAcgaaccctcgtgggtaacgcgttctGGCAGGGATTCTACTGGCCCACTgcagtcgccgacgccactgatGTCGTGCGGACCTACGAGGGCTACCAGTTCTACGCCTGGAAGACGCATCTCTCGGCTCACGCTCTACAAACCATTCCAAACACATGGTCGTTtgctgtgtggggactggacctcgtcggacCCCTGCAGaaagcgcccgggggcttcactcACTTGCTAGTAGCGATCAACTAG